The genomic interval TGTGGGATGGAGATAAATTCAAAAGTATATGAATATGAAAAGGTAAGCCTACTTTAAGGGATGTAATTGAGTCTGAATTTCAGTTAAAGATTATTTACCAAATCGTTTAGATTATCTTAGTATTTCGGAAATGTGCAGCCTAAGTTACATGCCTTGTTCATAAAATGCTACGCCTAACTTTGAGTGAAAAACCCAACAAAACCATGTCTGTTAAATTTGGGGAAATATTATATTGTGATTAAAACACTTTGCTTACTGCAACCTTTTTCAAGAAGGGAGGGCTCGTCTTTTGTCCATGTGGcattcatgtgtatgtgtgaaaaaacattgtttttctaCGAGTTTGGTAAATAACTGAGAGTTAAGTTATTGTTGCATAGATCCATAGtccaaattgtatttttatactGGGGGTAAGATGTTGAAGTGTTAGTTTTACCTACCCAGGAATTTACATAATAATACgctatttatttaacatgtgttttcaaattgcgagcagaaaaaaaaggcaagttGAAAGATTcaccgagcagcacctgaaggcatcatGGCGGAAGCTCAGCGCCGGGCTGCTGCATGAAACACACCGAGCACCGGAGCACCGAGCACACCCTGCCACTGGGCTAGTCGGTGTTAACGAGCACAAACAATGTCGGGAAAGAGTTTTCGAGTAAGCGACGGGGACTGGATCTGTCCTGATAAGAAGTAAGTGCTCCACATGTATGAAAAGGTTCcgaatttaaaatgtttacgaGTTAAAATAACGCAGATGTTCGCTTTAAATGGTTGTTCGTGCTAACAGCAGTTAGCTTAGGCCTAGATGTTGTTCACGCTAACGTTGACTAGCAGCTAAGTAACTTAACAAGCTGACTTCTATCATATTTATATACTTTAATACCCTAGTAACAACATAAATACGCAGTATGAATTGTACCTAAGGGTGAGCATTATATGGGTTTAGCGGTGAGGGTGTCAATGTGCAGACTTATTACCAGATAGTTAGCTTTAGTTAGCGTCCGTAGGCTCGGGGTGAAGTCCTCCCCACACACTAGTGTAGGTGGTGTTGTTTACCATGCAGCAGAGGCCAAGGTCTTGTGAGTCTGGTGTTTTTCCGTAGTTAGCAATATCATGTTGCATATATTATGGAGCTGCATCAAAAACGTCAGCAGCAGAAGTCTGTGGCCTCCTGCACACAACGAGAAGACAACAAGATCATGTCGTGGCACATGATGACACATACACTTGCATTGCTTTTAATATTCTCAGAGTATGCCTGATAGGaatgtatgtatttataatATGCTTATTTTTCTGCGCTTTTTAAGGTGTGGAAACGTGAACTTTGCAAGAAGAACTAGCTGTAACAGATGTGGACGAGGTAAGTCTCTCTATTTGCAAAACttcaatgaaaatatgaaaacaagcaTAACCAATgatccttgtgttttttttttcccccacagagAAAACCACAGAGGCAAAGATGATGAAAGCAGGAGGAACGGAGATTGGGAAAACTCTGGCGGAAAAGAGTAGAGGCCTCTTCAGTGCAAATGATTGGCAATGCAAAACGTAAGTGTTGACTCTGAAATTGAAAGGGATTTCTTCTAATAGAGGGAAATAAACCTCTCAGACGATCGTTCTTCTCCCCCTTTTGTTCTCCTGCAGATGTGGTAATGTGAATTGGGCAAGGAGGTCAGAGTGCAACATGTGTAACACACCAAAATATGCCAAGCTTGAGGAGAGGACAGGTACCCGAGCAGTTCTATATTTTGCaatattttggtgttttttttttaaatactgggtattgattgtttgttattttatctCTGTTGCATCTAAGGTTACGGTGGAGGCTTCAATGAAAGGGAGAATGTTGAATACATTGAACGGGAGGAGTCTGATGGGGAATATGATGAAGTGAGTCCTGCCAAAGAGTCTCATTTTTCGATAGATAAAGCATGTTATTTGAATTCACTGTAAGTCATGTGTTAGCATCTGGCAAGTAAATATCAATTTGTCCTGAAACAGTGAAACCGGTCTGCTTGTTTAGAGGTGATTATTGCTGATGACGAATgcattttctctttattgtcaAAGTTTggtaggaaaaagaaaaagtttcgTGGCAAAACATCAAGCACATCTTCATCAAAAGAAAGTGAGAAGAAAGAAGTAGTGAAAGCTGTAGCtgatgatgaggaagaagaagaggatgaggaagatgGTGGTGACCTTTCCAAATACAAATTGGATGTAAGATTGCCAACTGGAGCTCCAAATCTAAAGGACACATTTTTATAACACGGGCCAATACCAGTGATATATTAATGAAATGCTTCCTCTccaggatgatgatgatgacgaagaAGAAGACGGAGACCTGTCAAAGTATGACCTGGTTGCCAGTGAAGACGAAGACATGCCAGCCAAGAAAAAGGGCAGCCGCTCTGGCTCGTCCCGGTCCCGCTCATCCTCGCGCTCCTCCAGCTCCAGTTCTCGGTCGAGGTCCAGGTAAAAGGGTACAGGTCAAGGGTAACTCCGGGCAAAATGTCTGTATCAGCTCAATCTTCTTTCTGATTTATTGATCAAAGTCAATATCATGTGCTGCTCTGCTGATatgttgttttctcctctctcagccctgtttctgtttgtggtaTTAGAAACTCCATGTGCAGACATTATTAGATTTTTTGTTTAGCATTTTACTTCAATTACTCTACATAGAAAGAATACAACGCTCATATTGTAGTTTTGAAATTCACTACTTGGCTGTTAGTTATCTTTATATTTTGGGTTTTTCCATAAAACCTTCATTCCGAAAATGTTTGACTAGTTGCCCATCCGATATGCTATACAGTCAGTGAAGAATATGTATATCAAAGTACTTAGCAAgatttaaatacttttaaatgtcatgtctTCTTTGTCTTGTGTGTGAACCATCTAGTCAATCTTTTTTGTTTAGAAGTATTGGAAaggttctgttttgtttttcaggtccGGCTCTAGAAGCTCTTCCAGCTCCAGATCTGGATCTCGCTCGAGGTCCCACTCCAGGTGAATGAGGTGACATGCACTCTCTCCCTTAGAGAGTGTATGTGTGGAGCAGAATGCTCCTAAACAGCCCTACTCCTAAGATTACGCTTTACCGCAGACTGGATGGTGCTTTCTCCACTAGTCTTGTTTTGTTAGAATACAGACGGTAATTTGGGTCTGAAATTGCAAGTCAAACTCTTAAAGTGCTTTGATGGTTTTCAGTCTCTTGATGtagggtttttctttttcagtaagGCCCAAGAGTATAAAAATACAGTTTAGTTATATGAATTGAGTTTATAAATGACCAAGTCTGTAAGTCTGAGTAGACTATTAGGATCTCATGAGTGGTGCTGGCTTTGCCCATCTTGTACCTTTCAGTACATCCAACAGGAAATACACATTTCATTGAGGACATGTCATTCTTTGAGCATTACAGATTCTTGGGTTAAAATGTCATAGTAAAGTGCTCGTAATCACAGAAGCTTGATTAGTTACCCACGCAGGTGAGACTCTGTCCTGACCTTACTGACCCCAGTGCTTGGTTTATTCCTCCAAAAGATCCAGCTCCAGGTCTGGCAAGGGCTCCTCTCCCAAGAAGAGGTCCCGctccccttcctcctcaccTGAGAGGGGACAGAAGCGCAGTCGCTCCAGGTCCTcatctggagagagaaagaggaggcgCTCTAGATCACGTTCGTCCGAAAGGTTTGGGTTTCTGTGGAATACCACATGGCACTGATTATTATTAGCCATCTGTCGCCTCGCTTATGGGAATTCAGATTTTGCCTTGTTAGgttttctctttaaatacatgttATGACCTTGTTATTGTTTAAAGTAAGCAGTAGAATTCTTACAGCTCAACCAGCTgacctccttcttcttcccctGGTGTTTTTGTGATTTCAGGTGCCGCGGACAATCCTCTGGATCCTCCCATTCTGGCTCCAgttcaaaaaagaaataattgtATTACAGCCtttcaaacaagaaaagaaagcatATTACAAGTGCATGTTGTGTTGCAAGGACTACAACCACCACCTTTCAGTATGATGTTCATTTCCACTGAAAAGTCTTACTTCCCTCAGAAAAGACAGCGGCAGCAGTACTTATCATTACATGCTTCCTTTTAAAACCACATCCACCCCAGTCCTTGACAAGTCTCTATAACCACAGGTGtccaataaatgtaaatgtttggtCCTGTAAGAATATCAGATAAACTGTGAAGAGGCTGTGCCCTATTTTAAACCCTATTGCTGAAGTCTTCGTGGCGCTACATCATTTAAGTCTACTCGTCTCTGGAGAAAAttagtgaaacatttttttccttttgttctgttcatttttttttaaaaactaattcttcacttttttttaaataataggAAAACGCCATTTAGCATCAATTTAGAATACCTGGAGTGTAGCAGTGAAATCTGGtccacttgtttttattttcttggtaaatataatttttttattttttttttcaaggtaaGTATTGACTTTTGATATTGCTTGTTTTAGTCATTGACAGTCCAACATTCTTTGGTTAAGGTTTAGATCCTTTACTCTGCACAGTTGTCGCCTGCTTCACCACTCAAAGTTAGTCCCTTATTGTCACATGGACAACTAATGAATTCAAGGACTTACAGATTTTCGTGTTCCAGATTGGGTcataaaaataagtaaaatacAGTGTCTGGATTTATGGTAAAACGTGATAAAACAACACATATGTACAATGTAAATAAAATCCTGTCAACATTGTTTCTTGTTAATTGACTTTGATTTGTCCAAGACAAGTCTGGGGAATTTTTTAAGACATCCAATATATTGAATTTGAAGTTCTGTGGCGTTAATTCTGGTTTATAAAAACTAGGATTATTGGATTATGGTGATGAATGTCAGTGTTGGCTTTTTCAACAGCTGTTCTCCTGTAAAGGAGAAAATTAcacttaaataaattaaattgcaCTTTTAATATTGCTTAAAATGTGATATTTCTAATATAAGGCTATTAATACACCTCCCTAACAGGGAACACATTTGTATCAGAACCTACCGACCATAAAAGATCATGTGAAGTTAAATGATGGTTTCTGTATCTATTGTGCATTTTTGATCTCTCCACATACAAAAACGAAGTGTTATTTTGGCCATTTCAGATTTGTTGGATGACACTGATCcagtattttgtctttgtttggctGCAGATTAAATATTTGAACAGCTAGTTCCTCTTGTGAAAATAGCTAACTTCAGCAGAAGGTCCAATGTACAGTCTGACCGACTGTAGAATGAGATCTGATGAAGTATTAATCACAAGTTGTTATTAAAGGCCTTAATTATCATATGTAAATCTTCTGTAGCCGGTCGAGCCAAACTGAGGCAGGGCCCCATACCCCACACTTTGATGATGCCATTCTGATTCTGGTCAACAGGTGGCACTTGTCGCTCCAGAGGTTGCAAGGATCTTCGCCGAAACATTGATGAAAAGTTATCGGACTAAAAACAACGATTAGGAGTAGACTACCGTCCCCACTAGCTGCTACCGCCAGGGTCCGAAACAAAATTTGACGGACTGCATTCAAACAGTGAAGTGGTTCCACTTTCTAAaaagccttgtttttttgttgtctttaaatCGACAGGCTGCTGAATGTCCGGACAGTCCTTTACCTGCTTCCCCGTTTCTTTGTTGATAAGAGTAGCAATATAAATGCTACAGATTACTAAATTAACCAACATGCCAACACTGCCAAAATATTAAACAACTACCTTAATCAGTATCTAGTCACGCCTCATATCAGTTAAAAACATCCATAATATATGTTCCGTTTTAATGTGGATTTCCTCATAATCGACACAAACTCAACGGGGCCTGATGATTTATCCAACTTGAATTCTTCATAGTACCATAAGAACAATATTTCACTGCTTTCCTTTCTCCACCAGAGGCTCAAATCTGCAGGGTTGTCAATCCCCCAATGTGTTCGCTATACAGTTGCCTTTATGCTCGGGTCACTTTTGGTGATTATTTGAGTTTGTCTCGTGTGGGTTCGAAACATCAGTATCGTATTTCCATATTTAAAATTTTAGATTAAGTAAAATCATCCCGAGGCAGGCATCTTAAAAATCGGTTTTCAAAATGAGATTATGCTATAGTGAGTATGCAAAACCACATGCGGCTTCAGCGGTTTGCTTCCTCGGGGCTCCTTGGTAGTCCCGCCTACAGCGCGTAAAGGATCCTGACGCGCTTTTACGCACTGCATTCAGTTGGATCAGTTTGTGGCGCAAGAGGATGCTGGGCATATACTTCAGTTGGCTCTTCATATTGGCTTATCCTGTCCGAAAGGATGACCACAGACGGCTGTGATTCTATGGAGGGCTCTCCAACCATTATTGAAGCGATGCTGGGTTCCAACTTCTCCAAGTCATTGCACGAAAGCAATGCCACCAAAAATTCCAGCTGTGGCTCTGTATCCGTTGGTTTCCCTATAACTATGATGGTCACTGGCATGGTGGGCAACACATTAGCTCTCATTCTGGTTTATATCTCTTACAggaaaaaggagaataaaaggaaaaagtcTTTCTTGCTTTGCATTGGATCGTTGGCATTAACTGACCTGTTTGGACAGCTTTTAACGAGTCCAATAGTTATTTCAGTTTACCGAGCCGATCTGAAATGGGGGCGCATCGACCCTTCTGGACATTTGTGCGCTTTTTTCGGTGTGTGTATGACAACTTTCGGACTGTGCGCTCTCTTCTTGGCCAGCGCCATGGCAATTGAAAGGGCTATGGCGATAACGAACCCTCATTGGTACTCCAATAACATGAAGACAAGTGTCACAAAGCAGACTCTGGCTGTCATTTGGTGTCTTGTGCTTCTCTTTGCGCTGCTGCCCATCGCAGGGGTCGGGAAATACACGCGCCAGTGGCCAGGCACCTGGTGCTTCATCAGCACAGGGGACCGAGAAGTACCGGGCAACATGTTTTTCGCCATCACTTTCGCTGTACTTGGGATTTTCTCTCTCCTCGTGACACTTTCTTGTAATGTGGTGACGATCCGTGGCTTAATTATCCGGTGTAAAACTAAGTCTGGGACGTCTCAGTCTTCAAAACAGTGGGAACGGCTCACCACGGAGACAGTCATTCAGCTGTTGGGGATTATGTGCGTCCTGCTCATATGCTGGTCTCCACTGCTGGTATGTTTACACGACCAATATTTTTACAAGAGCACAATGAGAATAGTGACCATGTGAAATTAAGAATATAATGCAACATACTGTATCTCCAAATGTTTTCTAAAGATGATAAGTGCTTCTCTCTTGTTGTGTATTTTAGATAAAGATCCCAATATGATAAAGTGGCAAGGTTTATAATTTAATTGGAGACTTTATACTGCATCATGCTTTTCACTAAGAGCTGCATATCCCTGGAGAGGTTTTATCTTCTGTTGATCTCCATGTTCTTTCTAATCCATCCTTCAATCAGTCATCCTCTTTTACTCTATTTCCTTCCCTCTGACCCCCAACAATAATATACAAACCACATTAGCAGTTCAGGGCTGCCATGTATGACTCTTTTGAAACACTGCTGCCATTTTCCATTAAGAGAAATCTACTTAGCCAGGTCCTTGTTGGGGAGTCTGCTCAGTGTGCTATGAGGTCATGCTTTGTCAATCACATATTTAATAGTCCTACAAAGGATATTAATAGAAGCCACAGCAGCATGGTTGCAGTGATAGCACAAGGTGAGAAGCTTGAGTGTGAATGTAATGTTTTCTACTGGTTGTTTGATACTGTAGCCGCTCAGGATTGTCTTGGTTTGTCAagtaaaatattacattttgaaggAGATTGGCCAGAAAAACCAAATCTACGACCTGTCAGACAATTAGGGAACGTTAAACATAAACCTCTGAATGGCTTTCTCAGCTCTACATTTCATTGCTAGAACACATAAAATGTCAT from Labrus mixtus chromosome 3, fLabMix1.1, whole genome shotgun sequence carries:
- the zranb2 gene encoding zinc finger Ran-binding domain-containing protein 2, translating into MSGKSFRVSDGDWICPDKKCGNVNFARRTSCNRCGREKTTEAKMMKAGGTEIGKTLAEKSRGLFSANDWQCKTCGNVNWARRSECNMCNTPKYAKLEERTGYGGGFNERENVEYIEREESDGEYDEFGRKKKKFRGKTSSTSSSKESEKKEVVKAVADDEEEEEDEEDGGDLSKYKLDDDDDDEEEDGDLSKYDLVASEDEDMPAKKKGSRSGSSRSRSSSRSSSSSSRSRSRSGSRSSSSSRSGSRSRSHSRSSSRSGKGSSPKKRSRSPSSSPERGQKRSRSRSSSGERKRRRSRSRSSERCRGQSSGSSHSGSSSKKK
- the ptger3 gene encoding prostaglandin E2 receptor EP3 subtype, yielding MTTDGCDSMEGSPTIIEAMLGSNFSKSLHESNATKNSSCGSVSVGFPITMMVTGMVGNTLALILVYISYRKKENKRKKSFLLCIGSLALTDLFGQLLTSPIVISVYRADLKWGRIDPSGHLCAFFGVCMTTFGLCALFLASAMAIERAMAITNPHWYSNNMKTSVTKQTLAVIWCLVLLFALLPIAGVGKYTRQWPGTWCFISTGDREVPGNMFFAITFAVLGIFSLLVTLSCNVVTIRGLIIRCKTKSGTSQSSKQWERLTTETVIQLLGIMCVLLICWSPLLVLMLRMISTQVSSHECNSTAVTSNNTSGRDIHLDCNFFLTAIRLASLNQILDPWVYLLLREILLRKFCLVASAVSNCSVEEHKETPTALDALNKSNQDGKPQSS